The Fusarium falciforme chromosome 4, complete sequence genomic interval TCAAAGCCGAATGCGTCGCGGGTTGTATTGTGTGGCTATGTTATCAGGCAACAAGGCTGTGTCGGTGTTTCATCACCTCGGCGGCAAAGTCATTATCTCTTCCACGCACAAGTCACCATGGTGACACAAACCGGCATGGAGCGCCAAGAACCCCAGCTCGAACAGTGGTTTCGGCCCTCTGATAGTCAGCTCGTTCCGTTGGCGCTCCAGACTGCTGAGGATCCACGGTTTCTACTTCCCACCTCGAGATGGACTCGAATCCGAAGGCCGCGGTCCCGAGTCCACTCAGTCCTCCGAGTCTCCTACTAGATAGGGTCGTCCATCTTCGAGCCAGGAAAGCTGACCGCGCGCTATACCTTGCAGTCAACCTATCTAGCGGCCTTGAAACTTGGCATTGCCTGGCCTCTGCTTTGCATCTTGGTAATACAATGCACGCCTCTCTATATGGAACCTCACTGAATGAATCCATGATAGACCGCTGGGATCGAGGGATTCTGGCCAGATCACAAATCAGAAATCTTTATCAATCCCGACACGCGGTATGACCATGTCCTCTGTCCACCATCAGCAGCTAGTACACCCAGCCTGGATCAGAGTCCGCAGAGACAAGGAGCAACTCCAACTCGACAGTCATATCTAGACGATATCAGATTGACCCCGACGGCTCCAGCCCAAGCTCTCAGCTTGCACGGAGCCGCGACTGCGCGACTTGGTAATAGCAATGCTGCTGCATCGACTCATCTGTGCCCACGATATCTATGCTTTGTTCAAACTTCGACAAGGGCATCTTTAAGACAATCAAGGTATCGGATTAAATTTGGGAAATGGGGATGACGTTGCTTTGGAGTTTGTCTTCGTGTCGTACACTCGAATGCAGTTCAGAGTCGCCACGAATGAGGAGATATCCGAGTCCAACTACCCAAATGAAGAGGCGAGGGAAGCGAACAGAAAACTCGCCCAGAGAGATCGACAGACCCTCATAAACTAAGGCATCGATGCAGCGAGACGAGCTGGGAAGAGGGCGTTCTGGCTCGACTTTGAATGTGCCCGGAACGACGATGGTAATGCGAGAGCAACAAGCAATAGCGATGACGTCTGCCGCATCTGCGATATCGTTCGTGCCGCACACTCCATGATCATTGTCATCGGACCTTCAGCTTGTGACAAGACAACGGCGATACTAGCAAAGAGAGAGACCCTGGCTTTTACTCGCGAAAACGTTACACCTTGGCGATGATAATGGGGCTCGCGTTTATGGACTCTGcccgagctcctcctctgccCAGGCGAGCACAGGATCAAGCTGTACGCAGCTGGAGACCCTTCTGAGCCCAAGGCTTTGGCGAAGCGCAACTTTGCAGAGAGAGCTTGGGACGATGCTGTAGCGGTAAAGGAGCTGGTAGACCACTTCGAGAACACAGCTACTCTCAAACATGACCACCTCATAGAAGCTGCCCTCGCATGCTTTTCCAGGCGGCAGACAGACCATTTCAGCCAGGGAGACATTGTCTACGCCATCATGGGCCTTTTCTCCAGTAGTAACCGGCCACCAATCAACAAGAGTGACGCGGGATTTGAGGCCTTTGCCAAGCTCCGCCTTGCCAACAAGAGCGATGCATGTCTCGTGCAGCTGATATCTCTGGCTCCGCAGCCAGGTCCTCCATGGCATGACATGGCAGACCGCTGGAGAACAAATCTGCGTGATATAAGCCCAACCTGCAGAGTCTCCGAGGCCCTGGGGCCGACAACGATCCGACTGGATGGAGTGCACGGCGCAACAGTTCACTGGGACAATCTGGACCCCGAGCCTCTGTTTGGCAACGAGACATCAAAATACCGTTTTGGTTTCTTTGCTATGGGGATCACCAGACCGGCAATGCTTACAAGGCTTGCTTATATCTTCCTAGTCATTTTGTGGTTTGTGGAGGGACCGGACCATTTCGACGAGGTGACGCCCATGATTGCCTGGGTGAACTACATCGCTGGCGCTTTCGCCCTCTGTGCGCCAATCTTACTTTTGTCTCCCCGAGGTGCTTGTAAAAGCACGGTTAAGCCATGCCTAATCGGAATTGAAGGAAGGGCGAATGCTGCAAGCTTGGAGAAGCAACTCTGGGGGTTCAATCACGGGAAACTTCAGGACACCACCCCTCAGTCGTACACAGACACTGAAAACAGTGATCTTTCCCGAGTAACCCCAAAAACTGATGGCGACTTTTCATTCTCTCTGGTCGATACTCGGATGATGACCCTGACGCACTTTCGCCGTCAGCTACCTCCAGTTGCCATGTTCATCtgcggcgaggaggacggcGGAACACAACGTGCCCTCCTGTGTTCGTACGATTAGAGACAGACGACCTTCCGACGCCAGGCTGGAGACCGGAGAAGTCTTGAAAAATGCATTGCCTGGATGGAATTCGATTTTCTCTGCCTCCGCCGTCCAGGAAAGTACCTCTGGAGAGCACTATCAATACCATTCGGTCAGCGTCGCAGACTGATCTCGAGGCAAATTCGACCAATCCTGAAGGGGCAGACGAGAAAATACTCCAAGATAAGTCCCGCATGTGGATCGCAGaagtcatcttcttcatcatttGCATTGTAAGATTCACTGAGAACTTGATCCGCGTTTACTAATAAATCTAGATTGTTGTCGATATGGATGGCTCATCAGGTCACTTCCTAAATCTCGAAGTCCACCTGACCTACGGGTTGACTTACACCACTTCGTTTCTTATAGTCCAGCCCCTGGCTTATCTTGTCCTAACGCGGGTGTCTCTTGCCCGCGCTTTCCGGTATATGATCATGTTCAAATGTAAAGACTGTCACCCTCCTCTCACGACGATCTCGAGCTGACTATCTCTAGGGTTCCTACCAATACCACCCCCTCAATATCACTACGAGACCTCCCCATCCACAGTAACCATGTTTCTCTTTCTCGCGGGCTCAGTGGACGGCTTCCTCCTTTCGGCATTCGTCATACTTACCTGGTCGTGGTAGAGCCTGATGGAAATGCCTCTGCGCCTTCCAGTCTGGGCCCTTGTAGGCCACAAGGTTGTTTTCCTCCTTGGATGTACTGGGGGGCATCTTCAAGAACACGTGGCCTTTGGAATTATGCTAGCATCCATTATGTTCAAAGATGATGCGTACGAGCCAAACTTTGGCAATTTGCCGAGATATTGCATTCAAGCTCCTATCTAACTAAATCTCGCCGTAACCCTCCTCATAGGTTAATTTATCCTCGCAGCCATAACCTAAACCTTTCTACCTTCACGACTAAAACCTTTTTccttcttaatagcttaagttacccctataacttaataactttaatccCTTCCTCTTAGCTTTccccttttatttatttatttttattaattctttttattaactttaactctataattagctataataggctattaacctagcttatattattttttatagccttaataaaagaataattattaagctctagagctataagctttttaagcttttatatctttaatagctaataatattatataaaataccttaataccTAAGGTACCTACCTCTATActctctaatattataaggaatacTTTATCGCCTAagataattagcttaatatattatttatctataagctaagcttattacttatagagcctaattattatattaacattatatattaagagatatcttatattatttttaatattatttcttttaaggttaaagtaactaaagaaaaaataaaaaaaggtattaatttttatacttagtactAATAGGGACTAAAGCTATaactatagctataatattgaAATTCTTAgtgttatattatttcttaattataattcttaatattatattaagagattataatcttaaaagaaaataaaaaagatattttttttatttcttatatagaggttagaGCTTTTAAATACCCTATAAGAGGCttaatctcttataataatatcacTAAGTATGGCtctttaactataagtaatagaagcttaaaaaaaaaagagctaTTGTATCAGTATtaggattataatactataatatattaaaaacatattctttattataattaaagcccggccctcgatcGGTTAACTAAGCCTGAAGATCGTGCTAGCATCTTCCGCGGTATGCCTTGCCCTGCCACTGATTCCATTGGACCTTATTAGGCGCTCGTTTGAGGTTTCGTGGCTGACTCCCCACCAGAAGGTATGGCTTGCTCGGCGTGCGGCATCCCACAAGCTTGATTCGTGCACTAAAGATGGAACACCTTCTCATCGATGGGTATGTATCCGTCCCGACAGACTAAGCCTGGTTGCTAATTACGGGCAGACGCATGTCGTCAGCTACTGTCGGCCGTTGATGTTCTTTGGCCTCTCTCTCCTGGTGTCTCTGGGGGCACAGGATGCCATTGGAGAGTCACAGGCTTTTGACGAAGTACCCatgctcttggtcttggtgattGTTGGCCTTGCCATGTTGATGGATGTATTGCTGAATATACTGACAGCACATAGTCGCGGCAATGAGCATGTGCTCGGTTATTCCTCCCATGGTGTCCATACTCAGCCAGTCGATAAGTGAGGGTCATGAAGGTTTTGCGGCTCGCATCTTGACCAGACTTAATGAAGTCGTCCTGCCGCGTAGGTGTCCCTCTAATGGAGAAACAGGTCATGTACACCTGGCTAATCTAGGGCGGCAGTTCTTTGGTCCTCGTTTGTACGCCAGGCCTCAGCCTGGCCCGAGGCCAGTGGAGTTCACTTGGCCTCGTTAGTGGGCTTGAGCGCTGGCAACATGATTTTGTATTACTTCCAGCCAATGGCGAGTCTGATGTGCTGCCTTGCTGCTAAGGTTACACTCTGAGGATTGTGGTGGATTATGAGCATGTAAAAGTCTGAGAGCATGATGTCTATGTATGAGTAATGGGTAAAATCTATGTAGTTCAAGATTAGGAGGACGCGATGCAGTCCAAATAAACTCTACCCTCACTGGGCCGTCAGAGACTTGACCTGAGTAACCTTTTCAACATGTGCGCTGTCCTCATCGTTCATCTCATGGGCACCAAAAGCTCCCCCTAGCTTTCCCTTCTCTTCTGGGCCATCAAGATCCACGCCGTCCCCAAACACCTCCTGTACCTTTTCCAAAGTAAAGCCCTTCGTCTCGGGGTAGAAGAACCAGAAGACGAGCACTTCTACCAACAGCCAAACCACATAAACGAGGTAATACTTCCATCCCAAGTCGTCCATCCCAACGGGGTTAACAAATTGGTTGAAGAACAAAGCAGCCTTGTTCGCGAACAGTAGGATACTCAGACCCATTGCTCGAAGTCTGAAGGGCAAGATCTCGGTGGGATATGCGAACAGCAGTGGGTTCAGGCACATGTTGAAGGACGCGTAGTagatgaagatgaaagcAAGCGCTGACTTGCTCGCTGCCTTTGAACCATTCTCGTTGTACACAGCGATGCTCGCCGTGAGAGCAGAGAAGGTCACAAACATGGCTATACCGCCACCAACAAACATCGTTCGACGGCCAACCTTGGTAGACAGAACGGCGGCGAATAATGCAGTGGCATAGTTGACAGTGCTGATTGTACCCGTTAGCATGGTTTGGTCATGCTGGGTTACAATACCGATGCTGGTCAAAATCTTGGTGAGGTAGTATGACACAAGGCCGTTACCGCTCCATTGTCCGAAAACAGCCAGAGTGATAAGAAGGAACAGTCGCTTCCGATTGCCTGATGTAGCGATGAAGAGCTTCAAGCCCTGTTCCTCGACAGCTCGTTCAGCTTTGAGAGTCTCGTTCATCTCCCAAAACTGAGCCTGCACGAGAGGATCATTCCAATCTCCGTTTCCATGGTTCTTTACCAGGATTTTATATGCCTCTTCTCCACGGTCTTTGTATATCAGCCATCGAGGGGATTCGTCGAGGAACCAGATGAAGGTAATCTGAATGAGGGCAGGTCCCGCTTGGAGAAGGGTCGGAAGACGCCATGCCCAGGCACTCTGGATGCGGTAGCTTCCAAAGGCAACCCAGCCTGCCAGGAGAGCGCCCAAGTAGAAACTCGTATTGTATAGGGAGCTGAACAAGACTCGATGTCGTGGATGAGCGAGTTCCGAGATGAGGACCGGGCCGGCTGCGAGGGCGAGTGTGATACCGAATCCGACGACTATCCTTCCGCCGAGAAAGAGGCCAATGCTGGAGCTGGCGGTTTGCATAACAACACCGAGGATCATTATGAGACTTCCGATTATGATAGACTGACGACGACCGAAGCGATCCGAGATAAAGGCGGATAACGGTGTAGAAAGAATTGCGCCGAGGGGATAAGACGCGCTGGTGATGCCCAGGAGCGCACCCTGTGGCGAGCTGAATTGTTCCTTCCAGGCTTCAACACCTTGAAGACCAGTAAGAAGACTCGAATCATAGCCGTTGGTTGCGCAAACGACGAGACAAGCGGGAGCGAGAATGGAATAGAGGTTGATAAGCGATGGGGTGAGTGCAAAAGGAGAAGTGTGGTCCTGAGCTAGAATCTCGGCCACACTCCGAGCAGGACGACCTGTGGGAATATTGGAGGTCATTTTGGGCCGATGCCAATTGGACGGGTGTCTGGTGAAAGAAAAGGTTAAGATGTGGTTGCTGAGGATCAAAGGATTTGAGGGCGTAGGCGAGAATTACCTTTATAGTTTGTTTTGAACCACGTTCATCCTACACCACTCCggccttggacttgatgatggtctctAAACATGAACTGACTCCTGATGGTCGAGAATCTCTAGCGCAGATCAGAGAGTCCCGTGGTCGTCCCCGGATTGACAGGAGTGAGAACCTGGGGCCCCAGAAAATGGCTCGGTGGTAACCCTATGTTCCAAAGCGGTTAAGGGTGAGTCGCGATCGCGCGGAGAGACGGACCAGGTCCGACGCACCATCTTGGTCCATGAGTGGAGTCAGGTCCGTGTCTCCCCGTTCATGAAGATCTTGGCAATTGTGTCACAAGGGGTGCCATGACTAGATTGGGACGACGGTCATCCACGTCTTAAAGATGGCCGGTATTCTCTTTTTGGCCTGGAGTACTTTTCAAGAGCTGACAACACTTGAGCCATTTCTCAGCTCGGTTCCATCCTATCTTCACTCAGTTTGGACATAACCATGACCGTCATCAAATTACAGCCAGTGGCAGCTCCTAGCCCAGTCAACGGCAATGACACAAATCATGCCAAGGCTTGGGCACGAGAGAAACTGTCGCAGATGACCCTAGAGGAAAAGGTCATGCTGCTTTCTGGAGAAGATCTTTGGAGAACACACCCCATTCCTCGCCTTGGGGTTTCCCGCATCAAGACCTCGGATGGGCCTGTGGGTGTCCGCGGTGGCATTTTCACTGATGGAGTGAGTGCGGCTTCAGCACCAACAGGGTAGGAAGCGTATTGTCGATGGATATTATGAGAGTGACTAACGAATCGACTTCTGCAGTGTCTCGTTGGCTGCTACCTGGGACAAGCAGGTTATCAAGGACGTCTGCCAAGTCCTtatcgccgaggccaagagcaaggaggTTGATGTCCTGCTTGGCCCTACAGGTAAGTCATCGCTTTATCACAACGGTCCATGGCCGCACTTCTAAGCAGCAATCAGTCTGCATTCCGAGGACTCCGCTCGGTGGTCGCAATTTCGAGGCCTACAGCGAGGATCCTTTCTTGACCGGAAAGCTCGCCGCCACATACATCAATTCCATACAGGAAGCGGGTATCGGAACATGTGTTAAACACTTCGTTGCGAATGACCAGGAAACCCGTCGGTTCTTCATTGATGAAAAGATTCCCGATCGTGCTCTGCGGGAAATCGCCCTGCAGCCCTTCCAAATTGCCATCCGAGATAGCAACCCATGGAGTGTGATGACAGCTTACAACAAAGTCAACGGCACTTTCTGTTCTGGTCATGAGTTTCTCTTACATGACGTGCTTCGAAAAGAATGGGGTTGGGACGGCCTCGTTATGAGTGATTGGTTCGGCACCAACAGTGTTGTTCCGTCTGTTCAAGCAGGGTGAGCTCTCAAGATGTGCCCCAATTGGGGAATATCAGTGGCTGACAAGTAGCAGCTTGGACCTCGAGATGCCTGGGCCAATCCGACGGAGGGGCAAACATTTGATCGAGGCTTTTCGTCAAGGATTGATGGACGCATCATTCATCGACGCGTCAGCTTCGCGGGTTCTAGAGCTGCTTTACAAGACGGGAAAAAGCAGCATTCCGGACTGGAAGGAGGGACCAGAAAAGGCTGATGATCTTCCCGAACACCGGAAGATCCTTCGTCGGGCTGGTACTGAAGGTATGGTACTCTAGAACCTCGACGAGGAATCTACTCACAACCTCTCTCCAGGGATCGTTTTGCTCAAGAACTCTACCAATCTTCTCCCGCTATCCAATTTGAACGGCAAAACGATTGCTGTTATCGGCCCCAACGCTGCACGGTCAGTTGCCACGGGTGGTGGAAGTTCAAACTTGGCACCTCACTACCGCACGACACCGTATGAGTCCATCAAGACCCAGGTGATGGAGAAGGCCCCAACAGCCAAAGTTCAGACACATGCAGGCATCCTCACACATCGCTACGTCCCTCTCGTCGATCCCGCTGTGATGAGAAATCCGGAAACAGGGAAGCCTGGCTTCTTGTTATCATTCTATCGGAACATGAGCCATAGCGGCGAACCCTTCATGGTGGAGAATCGCCCAAGCTCTCACCTGGTCTGTTATGACGGGCTCCCACCTGAGTTGACCACAGGTGAGCGATACTCCTACAGGGGCAAGACCATCATTACTCCAAAGACCACGGGATTGCATGAGTTTTCGCTGTCTTCATGTGGTCCTGGCAAGCTCATTCTGGACGGGAAAATACTCATTAACATTGACCGGCACTGGTGGTCCCCGAAGTCTGCACTCTTCATGAGCTACGGTTCGCCGGAGGAGCGTTTCAAGATACACATGCAAGCGGGTCAAGAATACGAGCTGGTTCTCGAGTCGATCAGTCGGGAACCGAAGCCGTACGACCTCGACTTCATGGCAGAACTAGAGCGTGACGAGGTCCAAGATGGTGGTCGCATAGGATTCATGGAGAACCCTGGTGATCTCGCAAAGTTCTTCCAAGAAGGAGTCAACATGGCGCGGGACAGCGACATCACCATCGTGGTGGTGGGCAAGGACCACGAGTGGGAGACTGAGACCAGCGACATGGTGTCGATGGACTTGCCGGGGCGATCGAACGAGTTCATTGCTGCCGTGGCCGAAGCAAACCCCAACACTATCGTCGTGAATCAGACAGGTAGTCCCATCACGATGCCCTGGAGCGAGCAGGTTCCGGCTATCATCCAGGCTTGGTACCAGGGACAAGAGCTAGGAAACTCTCTGGCGGATGTCCTTCTTGGGGCTACCAACCCGAGCGGCAAGCTTCCAATCACTTTCCCGAAGCGACTTGAGGATAATCCCTCGTATGGAAATCATCCTGGAGAAAATGACATCGTTCACTACGGCGAGGGTATCTACGCCGGCTATCGTTTCTACGATCTGCGCAAAATCGATCCCCTCTTCCCCTTCGGTGCAGGCCTCTCTTACACGACGTTCAGGTACAGCAATATTCGACTCAGCGGAGATGTGCTTCCCGCCAATGGTGATATTGAGGTCGCGGTGGATGTCACCAACACAGGTGATCGTGACGGCAAGGAAATTGTTCAGTTCTATGTCAACCAAGTCAATCCTCGATTGGGAAGACCAGTTAGAGAGCTCAAAGGCTGGGACAAGGTTCTTGTGCGCGTAGGAGAGACAGTCACAGCACGCGCGACCCTCGATAAAGTGAGCGTCTCATACTGGGATGATGCAGTCGACAAGTGGGTGATTGAGGGGGATGCCGAGTTCCATGTCACGGCGGCCAAGGATTCGCGAGACAAGGGCGTAACTGCGACGTTCCGCTCCTCCAAGGCATTCCAGTGGATCAACTAATTCATTGGGGCTGCTGATGTAGAGGTTTAAAAAGTCAATTAGGATAGTAATTGCAATATTTCCCAGTCTCGCGCAACTGTAGGGGACATTTCCGTTGTGAGCCCCGTGATAATTTCTCTTGCCTTCCCTGCCATCTTCCAATCCTTAGGTAGCACGAAATGGAGCGTTTCCCTGCGAAGCAAAAGCGAAATTTGCACTTCGAGGGCAAAAAGACTAGGCTCTGATTAGCATCAAGACGGTTTCTGGCTGTCTGGACCACACCTTCGGCAAGTGTTGATAGGATGCAATAGCAACGGCAGAGGTTCATGGAAGATTCCACTGTAGAGGGTGCACCTGAACGCGCTTCCGATAGCGGTCTGGGCACCGATCTGATCCTCCTCGGACAGCATGCTACCATGTTCACAGTGTAGAGCCCTGTAGATGAATGGGCGGTGGATAATAGACTTGGCGGCGAAATATCGCGTCATGAGGTTTCCACGTAAACGTTCGTGGATCGGCCGTATCTGAGTCATATTTTGGTCGCCGGCTTGCTGGGCCTCTGAGTATGCAGAGAATTCGAGCCCAGATGGCAAGCACATTCGCCATTCTTCGAGCTGACGGTCTAGCTCCTGAATGATAGAGGGAGTTGCTGATAAGAACGCCGTGGGCTTCTCAGCTGATGGCGAATCGTGGCTCGGGTTTTCGCTATTCTGCTCTTGATAGGCCATCTAGTAAGCATCGACAGGTCAGCTAGTCAGTCATCCATGGCGTACCTCTGCTATACAAGTGGAAGAGAATCC includes:
- a CDS encoding Beta-glucosidase, whose amino-acid sequence is MTVIKLQPVAAPSPVNGNDTNHAKAWAREKLSQMTLEEKVMLLSGEDLWRTHPIPRLGVSRIKTSDGPVGVRGGIFTDGVSAASAPTGVSLAATWDKQVIKDVCQVLIAEAKSKEVDVLLGPTVCIPRTPLGGRNFEAYSEDPFLTGKLAATYINSIQEAGIGTCVKHFVANDQETRRFFIDEKIPDRALREIALQPFQIAIRDSNPWSVMTAYNKVNGTFCSGHEFLLHDVLRKEWGWDGLVMSDWFGTNSVVPSVQAGLDLEMPGPIRRRGKHLIEAFRQGLMDASFIDASASRVLELLYKTGKSSIPDWKEGPEKADDLPEHRKILRRAGTEGIVLLKNSTNLLPLSNLNGKTIAVIGPNAARSVATGGGSSNLAPHYRTTPYESIKTQVMEKAPTAKVQTHAGILTHRYVPLVDPAVMRNPETGKPGFLLSFYRNMSHSGEPFMVENRPSSHLVCYDGLPPELTTGERYSYRGKTIITPKTTGLHEFSLSSCGPGKLILDGKILINIDRHWWSPKSALFMSYGSPEERFKIHMQAGQEYELVLESISREPKPYDLDFMAELERDEVQDGGRIGFMENPGDLAKFFQEGVNMARDSDITIVVVGKDHEWETETSDMVSMDLPGRSNEFIAAVAEANPNTIVVNQTGSPITMPWSEQVPAIIQAWYQGQELGNSLADVLLGATNPSGKLPITFPKRLEDNPSYGNHPGENDIVHYGEGIYAGYRFYDLRKIDPLFPFGAGLSYTTFRYSNIRLSGDVLPANGDIEVAVDVTNTGDRDGKEIVQFYVNQVNPRLGRPVRELKGWDKVLVRVGETVTARATLDKVSVSYWDDAVDKWVIEGDAEFHVTAAKDSRDKGVTATFRSSKAFQWIN
- a CDS encoding MFS domain-containing protein, producing MTSNIPTGRPARSVAEILAQDHTSPFALTPSLINLYSILAPACLVVCATNGYDSSLLTGLQGVEAWKEQFSSPQGALLGITSASYPLGAILSTPLSAFISDRFGRRQSIIIGSLIMILGVVMQTASSSIGLFLGGRIVVGFGITLALAAGPVLISELAHPRHRVLFSSLYNTSFYLGALLAGWVAFGSYRIQSAWAWRLPTLLQAGPALIQITFIWFLDESPRWLIYKDRGEEAYKILVKNHGNGDWNDPLVQAQFWEMNETLKAERAVEEQGLKLFIATSGNRKRLFLLITLAVFGQWSGNGLVSYYLTKILTSIGIVTQHDQTMLTGTISTVNYATALFAAVLSTKVGRRTMFVGGGIAMFVTFSALTASIAVYNENGSKAASKSALAFIFIYYASFNMCLNPLLFAYPTEILPFRLRAMGLSILLFANKAALFFNQFVNPVGMDDLGWKYYLVYVVWLLVEVLVFWFFYPETKGFTLEKVQEVFGDGVDLDGPEEKGKLGGAFGAHEMNDEDSAHVEKVTQVKSLTAQ